One Triticum dicoccoides isolate Atlit2015 ecotype Zavitan chromosome 5B, WEW_v2.0, whole genome shotgun sequence genomic window carries:
- the LOC119307650 gene encoding probable polyamine transporter At3g19553, whose amino-acid sequence MTGGGGEDVPAPRRRPLTVLPLVALIFYDVSGGPFGIEDSVRAGGGALLPLLGFLILPVLWSLPEALITAELASAFPTNAGYVAWVSAAFGPTVAFLVGFSKWASGTLDNALYPVLFLDYLRSSGLALAPPIRSLAVLGLTTALTYLNFRGLHLVGLSALFLTAFSLSPFVALTVLAIPKIRPSRWLAVNPKAIHPRGYFNSMFWNLNYWDKASTLAGEVDEPRKTFPKAVFGAVALVVGAYLIPLLAGTGALPSETAAEWTDGFFSEVGQRIGGPWLRVWIQAAAAMSNMGLFEAEMSSDSFQLLGMAEMGMIPAIFARRSRHGTPTYSILCSATGVVVLSFMSFQEIIELLNFLYGLGMLAVFAAFVKLRFKDPDLPRPYRIPLGSVGAAVMCVPPVLLIGTVMCLASATTIVVNIIVLAVGVAMYFGVERLKRSGLVEFLTPVPSDSFHGSSSDDDVEDVRAVLLPAAVPPAQEEEVASKAE is encoded by the exons ATGACCGGCGGAGGCGGAGAGGACGTCCCCGCGCCGAGGCGGCGCCCCCTGACGGTGCTCCCCCTCGTCGCGCTCATCTTCTACGACGTCTCGGGCGGGCCGTTCGGCATCGAGGACTCTGTCCGCGCTGGCGGCGGCGCGCTGCTCCCGCTCCTCGGCTTCCTCATCCTCCCGGTCCTTTGGTCGCTCCCTGAGGCCCTCATCACCGCCGAGCTCGCCTCCGCCTTCCCCACCAACGCTGGCTACGTCGCCTGggtctccgccgcgttcggccccaCGGTCGCCTTCCTCGTCGGCTTCTCCAAGTGGGCCTCCGGCACCCTCGACAACGCGCTCTACCCGGTGCTCTTCCTCGACTACCTCCGCTCCAGCGGGCTCGCCCTCGCGCCGCCGATCCGCTCTCTCGCCGTGCTCGGCCTCACCACCGCGCTCACCTACCTCAATTTCCGCGGCCTCCACCTCGTCGGCCTCTCCGCGCTTTTCCTCACCGCCTTCTCCCTGTCCCCGTTCGTCGCGCTCACCGTGCTAGCCATCCCCAAGATCCGCCCTTCCCGCTGGCTCGCCGTCAACCCCAAGGCCATCCACCCGCGCGGGTACTTCAACTCCATGTTCTGGAACCTCAACTACTGGGACAAGGCGAGCACGCTCGCCGGCGAGGTTGATGAGCCGAGGAAGACGTTCCCCAAGGCGGTGTTCGGCGCCGTGGCGCTCGTCGTCGGCGCGTACCTCATCCCGCTCCTGGCCGGCACCGGCGCGCTGCCATCGGAGACCGCGGCCGAGTGGACGGACGGGTTCTTCTCCGAGGTCGGGCAGAGGATCGGCGGGCCCTGGCTGCGCGTGTGGATCCAGGCCGCGGCGGCCATGTCAAACATGGGGCTCTTCGAAGCCGAGATGAGCAGCGACTCCTTCCAGCTCCTCGGCATGGCCGAGATGGGCATGATCCCCGCCATCTTCGCCCGGAG ATCGCGACACGGAACGCCCACGTACAGCATCCTCTGCTCGGCGACGGGGGTGGTGGTCCTCTCCTTCATGAGCTTCCAGGAGATCATCGAGCTCCTCAACTTCCTCTACGGGCTCGGCATGCTCGCCGTGTTCGCGGCGTTCGTCAAGCTGCGTTTCAAGGACCCGGACCTGCCCCGGCCGTACCGGATCCCGCTCGGCTCCGTGGGGGCAGCCGTCATGTGCGTCCCGCCCGTGTTGCTCATCGGCACCGTCATGTGCCTCGCGTCGGCCACGACCATCGTCGTCAACATCATCGTGCTCGCCGTCGGGGTCGCCATGTACTTCGGCGTCGAACGTCTCAAGCGCAGCGGCTTGGTCGAGTTCTTGACGCCCGTGCCGTCCGACAGCTTCCACGGATCGTCGTCCGACGACGACGTCGAGGATGTTCGCGccgtcctcctccccgccgccgtgcCCCCCGCCCAGGAGGAGGAAGTGGCCAGCAAGGCTGAGTAG